The Streptomyces camelliae genome window below encodes:
- a CDS encoding glutamine synthetase family protein: MSASDTPDIRRHMERLAAAGVDVVRVVYPDLIGTDRAREVLLDHLPSACEHGLAFCRAVYHTTPQGDVVAVAGGLDAGLPDVTVRPDLSTLAVLPWEPGVAACLGEVTDPATGAPAPESPRDLLRTVLARCAEQGLRPVVGPELEYFLLEPAPGSPTGWRRSPQTTGAVYTAGLRADPDNHLLRTLRALRDLGLGVVTGNHEFDGGQYEINLTHSAALDAADRAFRFKAAVKELARKEGNLATFMAKPFGDAGGSGFHLHLSCNDADGHNAFDDPADSYGLSATARHAIAGILAHAPALAALANPTVNSYKRFGPDTLAPWLIDWGLDNRSAMVRIPPERGGGARLELRLGDASANPYLLIAGTIAAALLGVQAGEEPPAPLQGYGYDTSRAALLPQSLSAALDALESDTALTDLLGKDFTTSFLTYKRDELERFGRHVTDWEFTEYAYHL; this comes from the coding sequence GTGAGCGCATCCGACACCCCAGACATCCGCCGGCACATGGAGCGGCTCGCCGCCGCGGGCGTCGACGTGGTCCGGGTGGTCTACCCCGACCTGATCGGCACGGACCGCGCCCGCGAGGTGCTGCTGGACCATCTGCCGTCGGCCTGCGAGCACGGCCTGGCCTTCTGCCGCGCCGTCTACCACACCACACCGCAGGGCGACGTCGTCGCGGTCGCCGGCGGTCTGGACGCCGGTCTGCCGGACGTGACCGTACGCCCCGACCTGTCCACCCTGGCCGTCCTGCCCTGGGAGCCGGGGGTCGCCGCCTGCCTGGGCGAGGTCACCGACCCGGCGACCGGTGCCCCGGCGCCCGAGTCCCCCCGCGACCTGCTGCGCACCGTCCTGGCCCGCTGCGCCGAGCAGGGACTGCGCCCCGTCGTCGGCCCCGAGCTGGAGTACTTCCTGCTGGAACCCGCCCCCGGCTCGCCCACCGGCTGGCGCCGCTCACCGCAGACCACCGGCGCCGTCTACACCGCGGGCCTGCGCGCCGACCCCGACAACCACCTGCTGCGCACCCTGCGCGCGCTGCGCGACCTGGGGCTCGGTGTCGTCACCGGCAACCACGAGTTCGACGGCGGTCAGTACGAGATCAACCTCACCCACTCCGCCGCCCTCGACGCCGCCGACCGCGCCTTCCGCTTCAAGGCCGCCGTCAAGGAACTGGCCCGCAAGGAGGGCAACCTCGCCACCTTCATGGCCAAGCCCTTCGGCGACGCGGGCGGCTCCGGCTTCCACCTCCACCTCTCCTGCAACGACGCCGATGGCCACAACGCCTTCGACGACCCGGCGGACTCCTACGGCCTGTCCGCCACGGCCCGGCACGCCATCGCGGGCATTCTCGCCCACGCGCCCGCGCTCGCAGCCCTGGCCAACCCGACCGTGAACTCCTACAAGCGCTTCGGCCCGGACACCCTCGCCCCCTGGCTGATCGACTGGGGGCTCGACAACCGCAGCGCCATGGTCCGCATCCCGCCGGAGCGCGGTGGCGGGGCGCGGCTGGAGCTGCGGCTGGGCGACGCAAGCGCCAACCCGTACCTGCTGATCGCCGGCACGATCGCCGCCGCGCTGCTCGGCGTCCAGGCCGGCGAGGAACCGCCCGCCCCGCTTCAGGGCTACGGCTACGACACCTCCCGTGCCGCCCTGCTGCCCCAGAGTCTGTCGGCCGCGCTCGACGCGCTGGAGTCTGACACCGCCCTGACCGACCTGCTCGGCAAGGACTTCACCACGTCCTTCCTCACCTACAAGCGGGACGAGCTCGAACGCTTCGGGCGGCACGTCACCGACTGGGAGTTCACCGAGTACGCCTACCACCTGTAA
- a CDS encoding TIGR03619 family F420-dependent LLM class oxidoreductase produces MTTPRMQLVLSENWTMTAGRADLPTVVRWAREAEDAGFDSVMISEHIVLGPDAGAGGVMGNPRDYALPGNQDPHTPWPNSLMLLSAIAAVTERLRLAASAVIAPLRHPLLLARELGTLDLLSEGRLMVLPNVSWSRDEYAALGVPFSRRGKLLDEHLEIWAKLWGPSPVSHESEYYTFRDVYFEPKAYHPDGPRLCFGGAGMHDAMVRRIVQYGHAFNPLGKVTSEEIQTLKAAMAAAGRDIADLEMIGSTRAVFPDDDSCADLAQALEPIPEQMAQGFTTFCIKPSQFTDDPNGVGAFCREVIRRVQSLTA; encoded by the coding sequence ATGACCACTCCCCGCATGCAGCTCGTCCTGAGCGAGAACTGGACCATGACCGCAGGCCGCGCGGACCTGCCGACCGTGGTCCGCTGGGCCCGCGAGGCGGAGGACGCCGGATTCGACTCCGTCATGATCAGCGAACACATCGTGCTCGGCCCGGACGCCGGAGCAGGCGGGGTGATGGGCAACCCCCGCGACTACGCCCTGCCGGGCAACCAGGACCCCCACACCCCATGGCCCAACTCCCTCATGCTGCTCAGCGCGATCGCCGCCGTCACCGAGCGCCTGCGCCTCGCCGCGTCGGCGGTCATCGCCCCCCTGCGGCACCCCCTGCTCCTGGCCCGCGAGCTCGGCACCCTCGACCTTCTCTCCGAGGGCCGTCTGATGGTGCTGCCCAACGTCAGCTGGAGCCGGGACGAGTACGCGGCACTCGGTGTCCCGTTCTCCCGGCGCGGCAAGCTCCTCGACGAGCACCTGGAGATCTGGGCGAAGCTGTGGGGCCCCTCCCCCGTGTCCCACGAGAGCGAGTACTACACCTTCCGGGACGTCTACTTCGAGCCCAAGGCCTACCACCCGGACGGCCCCCGGCTCTGCTTCGGCGGCGCGGGCATGCACGACGCGATGGTCCGCAGGATCGTCCAGTACGGCCATGCCTTCAACCCGCTGGGCAAGGTGACGTCCGAGGAGATACAGACGCTGAAGGCCGCGATGGCCGCGGCGGGCCGCGACATCGCCGACCTGGAGATGATCGGCAGCACCCGCGCCGTGTTCCCCGACGACGACTCCTGCGCCGACCTCGCCCAGGCCCTCGAACCCATCCCCGAGCAGATGGCCCAGGGCTTCACCACCTTCTGCATCAAGCCCTCGCAGTTCACCGACGACCCGAACGGAGTGGGCGCCTTCTGCCGCGAGGTGATCCGTCGCGTTCAGTCCCTGACCGCCTGA
- a CDS encoding response regulator produces MKVVIADDQALVRGGFRLILREAGIDVVAEAADGAEAVAAVAEHRPDVALMDIRMPEVDGIEATRRILAHNPGGPGDGVRIIILTTFDLDQYVYEALAAGASGFLLKDISPEQLVASVQLVRAGDALLAPSITRRLVHRYAARPGTVPTAARGTPAGGRDLSALTPREREVLGLVARGLSNAEVAASLTLSEATVKTHVARLLTKLELRDRVQAVVLAYETGLVQPDAGASGPSVP; encoded by the coding sequence ATGAAGGTCGTCATCGCCGATGATCAGGCGCTGGTCCGCGGCGGGTTCCGGCTGATCCTGCGGGAGGCGGGAATCGACGTCGTGGCGGAGGCGGCCGACGGAGCGGAGGCGGTCGCCGCCGTCGCCGAACACCGGCCGGACGTGGCGTTGATGGACATCCGCATGCCCGAAGTGGACGGGATCGAGGCCACCCGCCGCATCCTGGCGCACAACCCGGGCGGGCCCGGCGACGGAGTGCGGATCATCATCCTGACCACGTTCGACCTGGACCAGTACGTCTACGAGGCCCTGGCCGCCGGCGCCAGCGGGTTCCTGCTCAAGGACATCTCCCCCGAGCAGCTGGTCGCCTCGGTCCAGCTCGTCCGCGCCGGCGACGCGCTGCTGGCCCCGTCGATCACCCGCCGCCTGGTCCACCGCTACGCGGCGCGTCCCGGGACGGTCCCGACCGCCGCGAGAGGCACCCCGGCGGGGGGACGGGACCTGTCCGCTCTCACACCGCGAGAGCGCGAGGTGCTCGGACTGGTCGCACGTGGCCTGAGCAACGCCGAGGTCGCCGCCTCGTTGACGCTCAGCGAGGCCACAGTGAAAACGCATGTGGCCCGGCTCCTGACCAAGCTCGAACTGCGCGACCGGGTCCAGGCGGTCGTCCTTGCATACGAGACCGGGCTCGTACAACCGGACGCCGGGGCGTCGGGCCCATCCGTACCGTAG
- a CDS encoding CRISPR-associated endonuclease Cas3'' yields the protein MPASVDELYAHSLSAVSGMRHSLEEHLRGSAALARRFGEVFGSGELAAYLALIHDVGKGTCSWQGGHLAAERRGGGRVGLSHKHAGTVLADRYTQLAFGAVVFGHHGGLPDVDKLRTELVKAQPGGEHARLVEDAISAVEAVVPQIHLQPRPALPGWLMEVPKPECRLGLDLLLRMLFSCVVDADFLDTSARFEGTSARVREPVDMGVLVERYEARRAKMLAGRESSPVDAVRQSVYEQACAAASGDPGVYVLHVPTGGAKTLASGGFALRHAAAHGMRRVVLAVPFISITEQNAAVYRRLLDAEPGSGEEAVVLEHHSGVDLDTQVPLDGLSQPERDEWERRAHTARLAAENWDAPFVVTTTVRLFESLFSHRPSQMRRLHHLAGSVIVLDEVQALPDRLLVPILSVLRGLVDHFGVTVVLVSATQPSFWELPRWKGLEGTRNCCALAGQPEWRSPSGATEDRNYEQGQDPSTGFQVAVVLRGDRGSQLIVAVPVAVGLERGGRSPERRRIATSWKASPSRCSRCGGRPLGRPRIATSI from the coding sequence ATGCCGGCGTCTGTTGATGAGTTGTATGCGCACAGTCTGAGTGCCGTGTCGGGGATGCGGCATTCGCTGGAGGAGCATCTGCGTGGTTCGGCGGCGCTGGCGAGGCGGTTCGGTGAGGTGTTCGGCTCGGGGGAGCTGGCTGCGTACCTTGCGTTGATCCACGATGTGGGCAAGGGGACTTGTTCGTGGCAGGGCGGTCACCTGGCGGCGGAGCGTCGTGGTGGCGGCAGGGTCGGGCTGTCGCATAAGCACGCCGGCACCGTGCTCGCCGACCGCTACACGCAGTTGGCCTTCGGTGCGGTGGTCTTCGGTCACCATGGTGGCCTGCCGGACGTGGACAAGCTGCGGACCGAGCTGGTGAAGGCGCAGCCCGGCGGGGAGCACGCCAGGCTTGTCGAGGACGCCATCAGTGCGGTGGAGGCTGTGGTTCCGCAGATCCATCTGCAGCCGCGCCCCGCGCTGCCGGGATGGTTGATGGAGGTGCCCAAGCCTGAGTGCCGGCTGGGTCTGGATCTGCTGTTGCGGATGCTGTTCAGCTGCGTGGTGGATGCGGACTTCCTGGATACGTCCGCGCGCTTCGAGGGCACTTCGGCGCGTGTGCGTGAGCCTGTGGACATGGGTGTGCTGGTGGAGCGGTATGAGGCGCGGCGGGCGAAGATGCTGGCCGGTCGGGAGTCGTCTCCGGTGGATGCGGTGCGGCAGTCGGTGTATGAGCAGGCGTGTGCTGCGGCGTCGGGGGATCCGGGTGTGTACGTGCTGCATGTGCCCACGGGTGGGGCGAAGACGCTGGCTTCCGGGGGGTTCGCCCTGCGGCATGCGGCCGCGCACGGGATGCGGCGTGTGGTGCTGGCTGTGCCGTTCATCTCGATCACGGAGCAGAACGCGGCGGTCTATCGGCGTCTTCTGGATGCTGAGCCCGGTTCGGGGGAGGAGGCTGTGGTGCTGGAGCACCACAGCGGGGTGGATCTCGATACGCAGGTGCCGCTGGACGGGCTTTCGCAGCCCGAGCGGGATGAGTGGGAGCGGCGGGCGCATACCGCGCGGCTGGCGGCGGAGAACTGGGACGCTCCGTTCGTGGTGACCACCACGGTGCGGCTGTTCGAGTCGCTGTTCTCCCACAGGCCGTCGCAGATGCGCCGTCTGCACCATCTGGCCGGCTCCGTGATCGTGCTGGACGAGGTCCAGGCTCTGCCGGACCGGCTGCTCGTTCCGATCTTGAGCGTGCTGCGCGGGCTGGTCGATCACTTCGGGGTGACCGTGGTGCTGGTGTCGGCCACCCAGCCGTCGTTCTGGGAGCTGCCCCGGTGGAAGGGCCTTGAAGGAACCAGGAACTGCTGTGCTCTTGCTGGTCAGCCAGAGTGGCGGTCGCCCTCCGGGGCGACCGAGGATCGCAACTACGAGCAGGGGCAGGACCCCTCCACCGGGTTCCAGGTGGCGGTCGTGCTCCGGGGTGACCGAGGATCGCAACTGATAGTCGCTGTACCCGTGGCCGTTGGGCTGGAACGTGGCGGTCGTTCTCCGGAGCGACGGAGGATCGCAACGTCCTGGAAGGCATCGCCTTCGCGCTGCTCAAGGTGTGGCGGTCGCCCTCTGGGGCGGCCGAGGATCGCAACCAGTATTTGA
- a CDS encoding ISAs1 family transposase encodes MDGKTLRGSRHAGQAAVALLAAMEHTGSVLAQRQAADKSNEIPAFAPLLDTVDLAGAVVTADALHTQHNHGTYLRERDAHYLAIVKKNHPGLFDRVRHLPWREIALDHYHRTHAHHRIL; translated from the coding sequence GTGGATGGTAAGACACTGCGCGGCTCGCGCCACGCAGGCCAGGCGGCCGTGGCACTGCTGGCGGCGATGGAGCACACCGGCAGCGTGCTCGCTCAGCGGCAGGCTGCCGACAAGAGCAACGAGATCCCCGCCTTCGCTCCGCTGCTGGACACCGTGGACCTGGCCGGCGCCGTGGTCACCGCTGACGCCCTGCACACCCAGCACAACCACGGCACCTACCTGCGCGAGCGTGACGCTCACTACCTGGCGATCGTGAAGAAGAACCATCCCGGTCTGTTCGACCGCGTCCGTCACCTGCCCTGGCGCGAGATCGCCCTCGACCACTATCACCGCACCCACGCCCACCACCGCATCTTGTAG
- a CDS encoding sensor histidine kinase: protein MAGAMKALLAFFRQAEPRTAPSGWGIALDGAIAVGAAVAAVFEAAQTTSHGPVLGLVALTALPLALRRVFPIAAWLVIIAAIMVVQQATVPPVALGAAVFAAYSAIAYSKYRNLAIAGVVVVTLAATAYSPLPRFPGRLTAVLTIAPTVIAGLGIRELRRRLNDSAARLRRAADEQETATLQAIETERARISAELHDVVTHNVSVMVIQTGAARKMLKTSPGEAEEALLAAEAGGRVAMAELRNLLGLLSPTQRDGESAALHPQPGLHKLPALIERVSAAGLPVELDVSGTPRPLPPGADLAAYRVVQEALTNVLRHTANAATAVTIHWGDELVITVSDNGPGTGGNWGRGLLGLRERLALYGGQFDAGPRAEGGWRVRAVLPA from the coding sequence ATGGCGGGGGCAATGAAGGCGCTGCTCGCGTTCTTTCGGCAGGCCGAGCCTCGCACCGCCCCGTCCGGCTGGGGAATCGCGCTGGACGGAGCGATCGCGGTGGGTGCGGCCGTCGCCGCTGTGTTCGAAGCAGCGCAGACCACCAGCCATGGGCCGGTTCTGGGCCTCGTGGCGCTGACCGCGCTGCCGCTCGCGCTGCGGCGGGTGTTCCCCATCGCGGCCTGGCTGGTGATCATCGCCGCCATCATGGTCGTACAGCAGGCGACGGTGCCGCCGGTGGCCCTCGGTGCGGCGGTGTTCGCCGCCTACAGTGCCATCGCCTACAGCAAGTACCGGAACCTGGCCATTGCCGGCGTGGTGGTCGTCACGCTGGCCGCCACCGCGTACTCCCCCCTGCCCAGGTTCCCCGGCCGGCTCACCGCGGTGCTGACCATCGCGCCCACAGTGATCGCCGGGCTCGGTATTCGCGAACTGCGCCGGCGGCTCAACGACTCCGCCGCGCGGCTACGGCGCGCCGCGGACGAGCAGGAGACCGCCACGCTGCAGGCGATCGAGACCGAGCGGGCCCGGATTTCGGCCGAGCTGCACGACGTGGTGACGCACAACGTCAGCGTGATGGTGATCCAGACCGGAGCGGCACGCAAGATGCTGAAGACCTCCCCGGGCGAGGCCGAGGAGGCGCTGCTGGCCGCGGAGGCCGGCGGCCGGGTCGCTATGGCCGAGCTGCGGAACCTGCTCGGGCTGCTCAGCCCGACGCAGCGGGACGGCGAGAGCGCCGCTCTGCACCCGCAACCGGGCCTGCACAAGCTGCCTGCCCTGATCGAGCGGGTGTCCGCCGCGGGGCTTCCGGTCGAGCTGGATGTCAGCGGCACCCCGCGGCCGCTGCCGCCGGGCGCGGACCTCGCCGCCTACCGGGTGGTTCAGGAAGCCTTGACGAACGTTCTGCGACATACTGCGAACGCGGCCACCGCCGTCACGATCCACTGGGGAGACGAACTCGTGATCACGGTCAGCGACAACGGTCCGGGCACGGGCGGCAACTGGGGCCGGGGGCTGCTCGGGCTGCGGGAGCGGCTGGCGCTGTACGGCGGACAGTTCGATGCGGGGCCGCGCGCGGAAGGCGGCTGGCGGGTGCGGGCGGTTCTGCCGGCATGA
- a CDS encoding cytochrome P450, which produces MTSPTVPAVPTTRAELRAALDEPLPLDRVDLADLDNFADGITPWRMFHTLRHQDPVHWQPEETPNSGFWAVTRHADIATVDRDPETFTSTRFVNLEELDDDQIKKRASILEMDGVRHRALRSVIQRQFGASVINSYSDFLRGLTAKTLDAALAKGTFDFVADVSADFPINVLARLLDVPPEDNQQLIDWGNRIIGNTDPDYADVLLHSAESEKYRDLPFRSPASIEVFEYGRELARQRRGGDGTDLVSKLVNTTPRDGVPLSAQDFDNYFLLLVVAGNETTRHTISHSMLALLQHPEQLAKLKDDPLLIPTAVEEFLRWASPVYHFRRTATRDVELGGKHIKEGDKVVMWYASGNRDEQVFGNPYDFDVTRQNNDHVTFGKGSPHLCLGNLLARTEIRIMFEELIPRIADIKLAGDVPRVRSNFVNGIKKLPVEVTLA; this is translated from the coding sequence ATGACCAGCCCCACCGTTCCCGCCGTCCCCACCACCCGGGCCGAGCTGCGCGCAGCCCTCGACGAGCCCCTGCCGCTCGACCGGGTGGACCTCGCCGACCTCGACAACTTCGCCGACGGCATCACCCCGTGGCGCATGTTCCACACCCTGCGCCACCAGGACCCGGTCCACTGGCAGCCCGAAGAGACCCCCAACTCCGGCTTCTGGGCGGTGACCCGCCACGCCGACATCGCCACCGTCGACCGCGACCCGGAGACCTTCACCTCCACGAGGTTCGTCAACCTCGAAGAACTCGACGACGACCAGATCAAGAAGCGCGCCTCCATCCTGGAGATGGACGGCGTCCGCCACCGCGCCCTGCGCAGCGTGATCCAGCGGCAGTTCGGCGCGAGCGTCATCAACAGCTACAGCGACTTCCTGCGCGGCCTGACCGCAAAGACGCTGGATGCGGCCCTCGCCAAGGGCACCTTCGACTTCGTCGCCGACGTCTCCGCCGACTTCCCCATCAACGTCTTGGCCCGGCTCCTCGACGTCCCGCCGGAGGACAACCAGCAGCTCATCGACTGGGGCAACCGCATCATCGGCAACACCGACCCCGACTACGCGGACGTTCTCCTGCACAGCGCGGAGAGCGAGAAGTACCGCGACCTGCCGTTCCGTTCCCCCGCGTCGATCGAAGTCTTCGAGTACGGCAGGGAGCTGGCGCGGCAGCGGCGCGGCGGCGACGGTACGGACCTGGTCTCGAAGCTGGTCAACACCACGCCGCGCGACGGCGTCCCGCTCTCGGCCCAGGACTTCGACAACTACTTCCTGCTCCTGGTGGTGGCGGGCAACGAGACGACCCGCCACACCATCTCCCACTCCATGCTGGCCCTGCTCCAGCACCCCGAGCAGCTGGCGAAGCTGAAGGACGACCCGTTGCTGATCCCCACGGCGGTCGAGGAGTTCCTGCGCTGGGCCTCCCCCGTCTACCACTTCCGCCGCACCGCCACCCGCGACGTCGAACTCGGCGGCAAGCACATCAAGGAAGGCGACAAGGTCGTCATGTGGTACGCCTCCGGCAACCGCGACGAGCAGGTCTTCGGCAACCCCTACGACTTCGACGTCACCCGGCAGAACAACGACCACGTCACCTTCGGCAAGGGCAGCCCCCACCTGTGCCTGGGCAACCTGCTCGCCCGCACCGAGATCCGCATCATGTTCGAGGAGCTCATCCCGCGCATCGCCGACATCAAGCTCGCCGGCGATGTCCCCCGCGTCCGCTCCAACTTCGTCAACGGCATCAAGAAGCTGCCGGTCGAGGTCACCCTCGCCTGA
- a CDS encoding ABC transporter permease yields MTAVLRAALSGLRGRRLQALIIVVVMLSATATSTVALGLLANSHGAFDRAFAKQNGAHLTVTVNTSVADAHQLAAMSRLSGVTAASGPFGEVEVNARVRVPGVPGSSTRPLRIAGRSTPDGPVDDITLLDGHWPDRGGQIVVDRGNGVFTGSTLAIGSKTLTVVGTADSITHTAAGWVTPSQIASLRSQGGTGEAQMLYRFTHAESQSAVAADIASVRSALPSGAVLGSASYLDVRQAEQGGIQPWVPFIIAFGVIALVISVLIVVNVVAGAVIAGTTRIGVLKAIGFSPVQVVASYALLVLVPALVGCAVGVVVGNLLAIPMLAVNAHVFQVGTLSVPLWVDVLVPLAALALTSAGGVLPALRAGRMSAVQAIATGRAPRPVHGFFAHRAAARLRSLPRSITLGLAAPAARPARTVTTWVVIVFGAAAVTFGIGLGSTLNRVGDDSPSSRMPVQVSGGTGGQAPSLNDAQQHTVESVLKAQAGTRHYMTETDAQFSVPGAAQKASAVAYGDTPSLSGIPLISGRWYSASSGAAEADVNTRFLTDTGTSVGSTYTLISGRHRLTVRIVGEVFKTGSQASLYLSPATLSRLDPGAQPQYFDVALKSGTSTQAYTNKVSAALGHSYRATSSQASTTQFLAVLTLITMLTVLITVVAGLGVLNTVALQIRERAHDIGVYKAIGMTPRQTLLMVVCSVAGVGLVAGVVGVSAGVFLHHAVVPVMAHAASSGYPQSLLSVYSPWELILLGLAGLVIAIVGALGPAGWAAKAGTANALRAE; encoded by the coding sequence ATGACCGCGGTCCTCCGCGCGGCCCTCAGCGGCCTGCGCGGACGCCGCCTGCAGGCGCTGATCATCGTCGTGGTCATGCTGTCGGCCACCGCGACCTCGACGGTCGCGCTGGGTCTGCTCGCCAACTCCCACGGCGCGTTCGACCGCGCGTTCGCGAAACAGAACGGCGCCCACCTCACCGTCACCGTGAACACCTCGGTCGCCGACGCCCACCAGCTTGCCGCGATGTCGCGGCTTTCCGGCGTGACGGCTGCGTCCGGCCCGTTCGGCGAGGTCGAGGTGAACGCGCGGGTCAGGGTTCCCGGAGTGCCCGGCTCGTCGACGAGGCCGCTCCGGATCGCCGGTCGGTCCACACCTGACGGTCCGGTGGACGACATCACGCTGCTCGACGGCCACTGGCCGGACCGCGGCGGGCAGATCGTGGTCGACCGAGGCAACGGGGTGTTCACCGGGTCGACTCTCGCCATCGGCTCAAAGACGCTGACCGTGGTCGGTACCGCTGACTCGATCACCCACACCGCCGCCGGCTGGGTGACGCCGTCCCAGATCGCCTCGCTCCGGAGTCAGGGGGGAACCGGGGAGGCTCAGATGCTCTACCGGTTCACCCACGCCGAGTCGCAGTCCGCGGTCGCCGCCGACATCGCCTCGGTACGGTCGGCGCTGCCGAGCGGCGCGGTGCTCGGCAGCGCGTCCTATCTGGACGTTCGGCAGGCGGAACAGGGCGGAATCCAGCCGTGGGTGCCGTTCATCATCGCGTTCGGCGTGATCGCGCTGGTGATCTCGGTGCTGATCGTGGTGAACGTGGTGGCCGGCGCGGTGATCGCCGGAACCACCCGGATCGGTGTGCTCAAGGCGATCGGTTTCAGCCCGGTGCAGGTCGTCGCCTCGTACGCACTGCTGGTGCTGGTTCCCGCCCTGGTCGGCTGCGCCGTCGGGGTCGTGGTCGGGAACCTGCTGGCGATTCCCATGCTCGCGGTGAACGCGCACGTCTTCCAGGTGGGGACGCTGAGCGTCCCGCTGTGGGTCGACGTCCTGGTTCCGCTGGCGGCACTCGCGCTGACCTCGGCCGGCGGGGTCCTTCCCGCGCTGCGGGCGGGAAGGATGAGCGCCGTCCAGGCGATCGCCACCGGCCGTGCCCCCCGGCCGGTCCACGGCTTCTTCGCGCACCGGGCCGCGGCGCGGCTGCGCTCACTCCCCCGGTCGATCACGCTCGGCCTGGCCGCGCCGGCCGCCCGGCCTGCCCGGACGGTGACGACCTGGGTGGTCATCGTCTTCGGAGCCGCGGCCGTGACGTTCGGCATCGGGCTGGGGTCGACACTCAACCGGGTCGGCGACGACTCGCCCTCCTCGCGTATGCCCGTGCAGGTGTCGGGCGGCACAGGCGGCCAGGCCCCCTCCCTGAACGACGCGCAGCAGCACACGGTCGAGTCGGTACTCAAAGCACAGGCCGGAACGCGGCACTACATGACCGAGACCGACGCCCAGTTCAGCGTGCCCGGCGCGGCACAGAAGGCGTCCGCCGTCGCTTACGGCGACACCCCGTCCTTGAGCGGGATTCCGCTGATCTCCGGCCGCTGGTACTCCGCCTCCTCGGGAGCCGCGGAGGCGGACGTGAACACTCGGTTCCTCACCGACACCGGCACCTCGGTCGGGTCGACGTACACACTGATCTCCGGCCGGCACCGGCTGACGGTCCGCATCGTGGGCGAGGTGTTCAAGACTGGCAGTCAGGCCAGCCTGTACCTGAGCCCGGCCACGCTCTCCCGCTTGGACCCGGGCGCGCAGCCGCAGTACTTCGACGTGGCCCTCAAGTCCGGCACCAGCACGCAGGCGTACACCAACAAAGTGTCCGCGGCGCTCGGCCATTCCTACCGGGCCACCTCGTCCCAGGCTTCGACCACCCAGTTCCTCGCCGTACTCACCTTGATCACGATGCTCACGGTCCTGATCACCGTGGTCGCCGGTCTCGGTGTGCTGAACACCGTGGCGCTGCAGATCCGCGAGCGAGCTCACGACATCGGCGTGTACAAGGCGATCGGCATGACGCCGCGCCAGACCCTCCTCATGGTGGTGTGCTCGGTCGCCGGCGTGGGCCTGGTCGCCGGAGTCGTCGGAGTCTCCGCCGGAGTCTTCCTGCACCATGCCGTGGTGCCGGTGATGGCGCACGCCGCGAGCTCCGGGTACCCGCAGTCCCTGCTGTCGGTGTACTCCCCGTGGGAGCTGATCCTGCTGGGACTCGCCGGGTTGGTCATCGCGATCGTCGGCGCGCTCGGCCCCGCCGGCTGGGCGGCGAAGGCCGGAACGGCAAACGCCCTGCGCGCCGAATAG
- a CDS encoding ABC transporter ATP-binding protein: MEPLVHLRNVSKQYNGAGTPAVTGVNLAIAQGEAVAIMGPSGSGKSTLLNLIAAMDRPTTGTVRVGRDRVDKMNETAAAKYRRRQVGMIFQFFNLLDDMTVMDNILLPAQLARGRSDCARQRADELLDRLRMSHRRDAYPARLSGGERQRVAIARALVNRPALLLADEPTGAVDTRAGEEIGALLLDLNSAGQTLILVTHNPELAAMYASRVISVADGRIRSDSANPAGSAGAPGMGVQR, encoded by the coding sequence ATGGAGCCACTTGTTCACCTGCGGAACGTATCGAAGCAGTACAACGGGGCCGGGACGCCTGCGGTGACAGGAGTGAACCTGGCGATCGCGCAGGGCGAGGCGGTCGCGATCATGGGTCCGTCCGGGAGCGGGAAGTCGACGCTGCTCAACCTGATTGCGGCGATGGACCGGCCGACCACCGGCACGGTGCGGGTCGGCCGGGACCGCGTGGACAAGATGAACGAGACCGCCGCCGCCAAGTACCGGCGGCGCCAGGTCGGCATGATCTTCCAGTTCTTCAACCTGCTCGACGACATGACCGTCATGGACAACATCCTGCTGCCCGCCCAGCTCGCCAGGGGCCGGTCGGACTGCGCGCGACAGCGGGCCGACGAGCTGCTGGACAGGCTCCGGATGAGCCACCGCCGCGACGCCTATCCGGCGCGGCTGTCCGGCGGTGAGCGGCAGCGGGTGGCGATCGCCCGGGCCCTGGTCAACCGGCCCGCGCTGCTGCTCGCCGACGAGCCGACCGGTGCGGTGGACACCAGGGCCGGCGAGGAGATCGGTGCACTGCTGCTGGATCTGAACTCGGCCGGGCAGACGCTGATCCTGGTCACCCACAACCCGGAGCTGGCCGCCATGTACGCGAGCCGGGTGATCTCTGTCGCCGACGGCCGGATCAGGTCGGACTCGGCCAACCCGGCAGGTTCCGCGGGCGCACCGGGCATGGGGGTCCAGCGATGA
- a CDS encoding ferredoxin produces MKVVVDMNKCQDHGQCVFAAPDVFSMDDDGHLVYVSDPDDALRDEVEEAADVCPLQAIRIEG; encoded by the coding sequence ATGAAGGTCGTCGTCGACATGAACAAGTGCCAGGACCACGGCCAGTGCGTCTTCGCCGCCCCCGACGTCTTCTCGATGGACGACGACGGACACCTGGTGTACGTGTCCGACCCCGATGACGCGCTGCGCGACGAGGTCGAAGAAGCCGCCGACGTGTGTCCGTTGCAGGCCATCCGGATCGAGGGATGA